Below is a genomic region from Zea mays cultivar B73 chromosome 9, Zm-B73-REFERENCE-NAM-5.0, whole genome shotgun sequence.
CCCTGAACTTTATAGTACACTAAAGTATATTTGCTCCAGAACAGGATTATGATTGTTGTTGCTTGTTTTTAACATATTATAAGCATGTTCTTTACAGATTTTTAATTATTATTCTCTGTATCGTATGGTTTACACTGGGTTGCTTTACGCACCCCCTGAGATTAACAGTGAAAGTAACTTTTTTGAAGACGCAAGTCTTAAGAGTACTATTGAAGAAAAGGAAGAAATAGAGGTTTAAAGAGATATGCAAGTTATGAAGAGTTTCAAGTGTATCTCTAAACACTGATGACTGCAAGGTCAGCAGCTTAGTGCCTGCTTTACCTTTGAGATTGATTTGTGTATCGACTGAAATTGATTTGTTTGTATCACCATTCTTGGAAGGAAGAGTTCGCAACATCTTGATTTGATTGTCTCTGCAGGGGTCTTCTCCTTAATGGTTCTGAAGCATTGTTGCTTTTAGTGAAACactaatttgctttctgtttcaggGAACCTAGAGGATTTGGGTTCATCCAATACTTTGATCCTGAGGATGCTTCTGATGCAAAGTACTATATGGATGGGAAGATGCTGCTTGGAAGGGAAATTGCTGTTGTTTTTGCAGAGGAAAACAGGAAGAAGCCTTCTGACATGAGGGCCAGGGAAAAAATAAGGTAACAGTTGTCTTCCCTTTGTGATACCCATTCTATAACCGTGTACACTATCATTCTGCCATAGCATTTTAAGAGGCAAAAGCTAATTTACTTGTGCAATTTTTTACTTATGTAGTGGCAGAGGCCGTTCTTATGATGGGAGGTTGCGCTCAAGGTCACCTGGGTTGAACGGTTCTCCTAGGGGTAGATCACGgtcccaaagccgaagctactCGCCAGCACCTAAGCGAAAGCACTATTCAAGGTACGAGTTGCTGCCATCCTTTTATATGCTGATGAAAACTCCATGCGCTCGCAGTGTCCCAATCCAATTGATTGGCTCACATACCATCTTGACAGGTCCCCGGCTCCTCGACCTCGGGAGAGATCTTTGTCGCGTTCCCCAGCTGTCAACAGATCAAGGAGTGCAAGCCCCATTGTTAGCAGGTCTCCTCATAGGCAGGGGTCTCTTTCTGTTAGCGAGTGAGGTATCTCAGGGCTCTGTATGACTATCTTGTCGCTGTTATGCTGAACCATATATGTTTCAGATTATTTTTGTTAGCACCCTCGTGTGTACTCTAGGATATCTGAACGTCTACTATGTATTGGGTATTTCCAAAATCTCTGATGAGTGAAGTGAGTTGTGAACCAATGAACCTTGAATCCTTGATGTTCGACGTGCTGACCAGTGCGCAGGTGCTTATGTGGTATGAACTATGAAGTTTTTTTTCTTCCTCTGCAGCTGATATGGCAGCGTTCAGGCATTCATGGGCCATCCAATCGCCTGTCTCATTGGAGCAGGTGAGCTTCTCCAATAATGTGTCCGTGTTGCAGTTCCTCATTTCCTTCTTCTGAATTGCAGGTCTCAATGAAGTTTGCAGTTGCACGTTTGCTTTTGTGTGGTTTATTTATCGTTGTGGTGGTACCCTTGGATGTATTGTTACACGCGACAGAGCCCAGAAGCTGGGTCATTGTTCTGAACTTCTGAAGCAGATGGAACGGAAGACTCAGGGCTGATAACCTATCGCCGAGACAGACACTTCACAGACAATACTAGCTGCTGTGGCAGCAAACGAACAAAAGCAACGTTTAGTCGAGTTCAGAT
It encodes:
- the LOC100193374 gene encoding Splicing factor, arginine/serine-rich 2, producing MGRSYNHSPSPPRGYRRRTRSPSPRGRYGGRDTDRDLPTSLLVRNLRRDCRPDDLRRPFGKFGPVKDIYLPKDYYTREPRGFGFIQYFDPEDASDAKYYMDGKMLLGREIAVVFAEENRKKPSDMRAREKISGRGRSYDGRLRSRSPGLNGSPRGRSRSQSRSYSPAPKRKHYSRSPAPRPRERSLSRSPAVNRSRSASPIVSRSPHRQGSLSVSE